The Xenopus laevis strain J_2021 chromosome 7S, Xenopus_laevis_v10.1, whole genome shotgun sequence genome includes a window with the following:
- the glb1l2.S gene encoding galactosidase beta 1 like 2 S homeolog, with product MRRDLQRRRMMVLILLFIAAFLMYRLSLPSHQNSFMMLSPNSGLLAEDSHFLLNGIPYRILGGSMHYFRVPMPYWRDRMKKMKACGINTLTTYVPWNLHEPRKGKFDFSKDLDISEFLAIASEMGLWVILRPGPYICAEWDLGGLPSWLLRDKDMKLRTTYRGFTEATEAYLDELIPRIAKYQYSNGGPIIAVQVENEYGSYAKDANYMEFIKNALVEKGIVELLLTSDNKDGLSSGSLENVLATVNFQKIEPVLFSYLNSIQSNKPVMVMEFWTGWFDYWGGKHHIFDVDEMISTVSEVLNRGASINLYMFHGGTNFGFMNGALHFHEYRPDITSYDYDAPLTEAGDYTSKYFKLRELFGDYNAEKPLPPVPSLTLKTSYGAVELKRCLPLWEVLHLVGEPFKSAEPVNMENLPVNDGNGQSYGYTLYETIIYGGGQFHSKGNVRDRAQVFASSQSFGTVDYKKENLHIPEIPAYRKLAILVENCGRVNYGPMIDKQHKGLVGDVYLRNKPLRNFKTYSLEMNSTFISSINEVHWSDLSDCKTGPTFYQGALNVVGSPTDTFLRMKGWKKGVVFVNSKNLGRYWDIGPQETLFIPGPWLWPGVNEITLFEEYEAGQTLFTVDTPILGKMQYVE from the exons ATGAGGAGAGACTTGCAGCGCCGGCGAATGATGGTCCTGATCCTGCTGTTTATTGCAGCCTTCCTAATGTACAG ATTATCTCTCCCATCACATCAAAACTCTTTTATGATGCTCTCACCAAACAGTGGCTTGTTGGCTGAAGATTCCCACTTTTTGTTAAATGGTATACCTTATAGAATTCTGGGTGGTTCTATGCATTATTTTAGAGTACCGATGCCATATTGGAGGGACCGTATGAAGAAGATGAAGGCCTGTGGAATTAATACCCTCACCAC ATATGTGCCATGGAATTTGCATGAGCCAAGAAAAGGCAAATTTGACTTCAGTAAGGATCTCGACATAAG CGAGTTTTTAGCTATAGCGAGTGAAATGGGATTATGGGTTATATTGCGCCCTGGTCCATACATATGCGCAGAATGGGACCTTGGAGGTTTACCTAG TTGGCTACTCCGTGACAAAGATATGAAGTTGCGCACAACCTACAGAGGTTTCACTGAGGCAACAGAGGCCTATTTAGATGAACTCATCCCAAGGATAGCCAAGTATCAG TATTCAAATGGTGGACCAATCATTGCAGTTCAGGTGGAAAACGAGTATGGTTCATATGCCAAGGATGCAAACTACATGGAGTTTATAAAGAAT GCTCTTGTTGAGAAAGGAATTGTGGAACTCCTACTTACATCTGATAACAAAGACGGATTAAGCTCTGGAAGTCTGGAAAATG TACTGGCCACGGTTAATTTCCAGAAGATTGAACCAGTTCTCTTCTCATATCTGAACTCTATCCAG AGTAACAAACCTGTTATGGTGATGGAATTTTGGACAGGCTGGTTTGACTACTGGGGAGGGAAACACCATATTTTTGATGTTGATG AGATGATATCTACTGTATCAGAAGTTCTTAATCGTGGAGCCTCCATTAATTTGTACATGTTCCATGGTGGCACTAACTTTGGATTCATGAATGGAGCTCTACACTTCCATGAATATCGCCCAGATATTACCAGCTATG ATTATGATGCCCCACTTACAGAGGCTGGTGATTATACATCAAAATATTTTAAGCTGAGAGAACTTTTTGGAGATTACAATG CGGAGAAACCTCTTCCGCCAGTTCCAAGCCTTACCTTAAAGACTTCATATGGTGCTGTAGAACTGAAACGCTGTTTGCCTTTGTGGGAAGTTTTGCACCTTGTGGGAGAG CCATTTAAATCAGCAGAACCAGTAAATATGGAAAACCTACCAGTGAACGATGGAAATGGCCAATCATATGGATATACCTTATATGAAACCATTATTTATGGAGGAGGACAATTCCACTCCAAGGGAAATGTTCGTGACAGAGCCCAG GTATTTGCAAGCAGCCAGTCTTTTGGTACAGTagattataaaaaggaaaatctgCATATTCCTGAGATTCCG GCGTACAGAAAACTGGCAATACTGGTAGAGAACTGTGGAAGAGTGAATTATGGACCCATGATAGATAAGCAACACAAAG GTCTTGTTGGCGACGTATATCTGAGAAACAAACCTTTAAGGAATTTTAAGACTTACAGTTTGGAGATGAATTCAACTTTCATCAGCAG TATTAACGAAGTCCACTGGTCTGACCTATCGGACTGCAAAACTGGACCTACATTCTACCAAGGGGCATTAAATGTTGTCGGTTCACCAACGGACACCTTTCTTAGGATGAAG GGCTGGAAAAAGGGAGTTGTGTTTGTAAATAGCAAAAACTTGGGACGTTACTGGGATATTGGACCTCAAGAGACTCTTTTTATTCCTGGACCCTGGTTATGGCCAGGGGTCAATGAA